A window of the Mucilaginibacter sp. cycad4 genome harbors these coding sequences:
- a CDS encoding two-component regulator propeller domain-containing protein — MNSYKCYLVLLLQAISLCVFSQNRPIHFQHIGSREGLSELNVNCIMQDSRGFIWVGTRDGLNRYDGNKFKVFKNIVNDTNSISNSFVQDVLEDKNGNLWISTSGGGLNMYDRKFDRFIHYRHNRNNANSIASDILVKIALDKSGNLWISNQKEGLDQFNIAKKKFTHYRYNAADAASLSDNNVRTVYVDSQNKLWVGTTYGGLNLYKPQSNNFTRFVHDESISSSLSANRINVILEDSDHRLWVGVSDGGLNLFNPATQAFTHYKNDPHSNNSLSYNTVQCLAEDSNHNLWIGTENGGLSIFNYAEGKFNNHFEDDVDNSSIANNSVDVILKDKSGNIWIAAFASGLNFYKKTSENFIHYQHSAQPNSLSNNFVLSIYEDKNNNIWQGTDGGGLNLFDPEKGEFKVYKNNKNDDAGICGNYVLAIQEDAKNNLWIGTWGDGVSMMNPQTRRFRSFKHNPDDSTSISGNNIYAIAKTLNGKLWFGTLGTGLDLFDPKTNKFIHYRHNANKPGSISSDNINSLLGDSKGNLWVGTNDGGVNLYDAATDSFKPVQYEKLNSAVGNNTALDLFEDHLGNIWICTYGGLYRLNPATGKVTNFKVKDGLPNNYIYAVEEDNSGNLWISTNKGISKYNPKTNKFKNFTIEDGLQADEFKPHSAVKSHDGTMYFGGVNGFNMFNPENIRENIYNPPLVLTDFQIYNKSIRVAQNSDDPSPLKEDISETKSITLTHDQSVISFEYVSMDFALSNKESYAYLLEGFDKTWNYVGNKNTATYTNLSAGNYIFRVKSRSADGKWSIRQVSLNVTVLPPFWLTWWFISLLILLIVTAIYAFYRYKVNAIVKQKNLLEKQVSERTAEVMQQSEELKAQSENLQTLNIELQNQSEELQALNEELLSQSEELQLQKEQEREAREEADKANQAKSIFLATMSHEIRTPMNGVIGMASLLGETELNAEQRDYTDTIISCGDSLVNVINDILDFSKIESGKMEMEQEDFDLRQCIEEVMDIFSQNAAKRELELVYQIDPALPRQIIGDSLRLKQVLTNLTGNALKFTERGEVFIKVFLSKNIGDKEIEIGFSVMDTGIGIPEDKLTTLFNAFSQVDSSTTRKYGGTGLGLVISQRLVNLMGGEIWAESVYGEGSVFVFTIKTTISNKQSKHVPIIFNAEELDGKKVLIIDDNKTNRFILQTQLEQWGIQTVAAASGRQALEILTANNGFNLVITDMEMPEMDGVGLAREIKSNYKELPVIMLSSIGDGSKKKYPGLFSTILTKPVKQSQLGKSLQAEFQGKTQAPAPEAKPDKLLDVNFAKENPLSILVAEDNTVNQKLISRMLEKLGYNFELAHNGHQTLDKLKANPTFDVIFMDVQMPEMDGFEATRHIRQYAFKQPFIIAMTANAGPDDRDMCISEGMDDYIAKPMKTEALINVLKGAYKMTKNVKGKYV, encoded by the coding sequence ATGAATAGCTATAAGTGTTATCTTGTTTTATTGTTGCAAGCTATTTCGTTATGCGTGTTCTCACAAAACCGCCCCATTCATTTTCAGCATATCGGCAGCCGGGAGGGGCTTTCTGAACTAAACGTCAATTGCATTATGCAGGATAGCCGTGGCTTTATATGGGTGGGCACGCGCGACGGTCTTAACCGTTATGACGGTAACAAATTCAAAGTTTTTAAAAACATCGTCAACGATACTAACAGTATCAGCAACAGCTTTGTTCAGGATGTACTTGAGGACAAAAACGGAAACCTGTGGATCTCGACCAGCGGTGGCGGTTTAAACATGTACGATCGCAAATTTGATCGTTTTATCCATTATCGCCATAATCGAAACAACGCCAATTCAATAGCGAGCGATATCTTAGTTAAGATAGCACTTGATAAAAGCGGCAACCTGTGGATCTCGAATCAAAAAGAAGGCCTTGATCAGTTTAATATTGCGAAAAAAAAGTTTACCCATTACCGGTATAATGCGGCCGATGCAGCCAGTTTAAGCGATAACAATGTCCGCACAGTTTATGTAGACAGCCAAAATAAGTTATGGGTGGGTACAACCTATGGCGGATTAAATCTTTATAAGCCTCAAAGCAATAATTTTACCCGCTTTGTTCATGATGAAAGCATCTCTTCTTCTCTGTCAGCCAACAGGATCAATGTTATTTTGGAAGATAGCGATCATCGTTTATGGGTTGGCGTGAGTGATGGGGGCCTTAACTTGTTTAATCCGGCAACCCAAGCTTTTACTCATTATAAGAATGATCCACACAGTAATAATTCCCTTTCGTACAACACGGTACAATGCCTGGCCGAAGACAGTAATCACAACTTGTGGATAGGTACGGAAAATGGCGGCTTAAGTATTTTTAATTATGCCGAAGGTAAGTTTAACAACCACTTTGAGGATGATGTAGATAACAGCAGCATCGCCAATAACTCAGTTGATGTGATCCTGAAAGATAAGAGTGGGAATATATGGATCGCCGCGTTTGCCTCAGGACTTAACTTTTATAAAAAAACAAGCGAAAATTTCATACACTACCAGCACAGCGCACAGCCAAATAGTTTATCAAACAACTTTGTACTAAGTATTTACGAAGACAAAAATAACAACATCTGGCAAGGCACCGATGGCGGCGGCCTTAATCTTTTCGACCCGGAAAAGGGCGAATTTAAGGTTTATAAAAACAACAAGAATGACGATGCCGGTATTTGCGGTAACTATGTTTTGGCTATACAGGAAGATGCCAAAAATAACCTTTGGATTGGCACCTGGGGCGATGGGGTTAGCATGATGAACCCGCAAACCCGCAGGTTCAGGTCATTTAAACATAACCCGGATGACAGTACAAGTATAAGCGGTAATAATATTTACGCCATAGCCAAAACACTTAATGGAAAACTGTGGTTTGGTACCCTCGGAACAGGGCTTGATTTGTTCGACCCTAAAACCAATAAATTCATTCATTACCGCCATAATGCCAATAAGCCGGGGAGCATAAGCAGCGATAACATCAACTCGCTGCTTGGCGACTCAAAAGGTAACCTTTGGGTAGGCACTAATGATGGAGGCGTAAACCTTTATGATGCTGCAACTGATTCATTTAAGCCGGTACAATACGAAAAACTGAACAGCGCGGTGGGCAATAACACCGCGCTCGATCTTTTTGAAGACCACCTGGGTAATATCTGGATCTGCACTTATGGCGGGCTTTATCGTTTAAACCCTGCTACCGGTAAGGTTACAAACTTTAAAGTAAAAGATGGCCTCCCCAATAATTACATTTATGCGGTTGAAGAAGATAACAGCGGTAATTTATGGATCAGTACCAATAAAGGCATTTCCAAATACAACCCTAAAACTAACAAATTTAAGAATTTTACCATTGAGGATGGTTTACAGGCCGACGAGTTTAAACCTCACTCTGCTGTAAAAAGCCATGATGGCACCATGTACTTTGGCGGTGTTAACGGGTTTAACATGTTCAATCCCGAAAATATCCGTGAAAACATATATAACCCTCCGCTGGTGCTTACCGATTTTCAGATTTACAACAAATCTATCCGCGTAGCACAAAACAGCGATGATCCTTCACCCCTGAAGGAAGATATTTCCGAAACAAAATCGATAACCTTAACACATGATCAATCAGTTATATCGTTTGAATATGTATCGATGGACTTTGCCCTGAGCAATAAAGAATCGTATGCTTATTTGCTCGAAGGCTTTGATAAAACATGGAATTATGTAGGCAATAAAAATACGGCCACTTATACCAACCTATCGGCGGGTAACTATATATTCAGGGTAAAAAGCCGCAGTGCCGATGGAAAATGGTCTATCCGGCAGGTAAGTCTGAATGTCACTGTATTACCGCCATTCTGGCTCACCTGGTGGTTTATCAGTCTGCTGATTTTACTGATTGTAACGGCCATTTATGCATTTTATCGATATAAAGTAAATGCCATAGTGAAACAAAAGAACCTGCTTGAAAAGCAGGTTAGCGAACGTACTGCCGAGGTTATGCAACAATCGGAAGAACTGAAGGCCCAGTCCGAAAATCTGCAAACCTTAAATATCGAACTTCAAAATCAATCAGAAGAGTTACAAGCTTTGAACGAAGAGCTGCTTTCCCAGTCGGAAGAGCTGCAGCTACAAAAAGAACAGGAACGCGAGGCCCGGGAAGAAGCTGATAAAGCCAACCAGGCTAAAAGCATATTTTTAGCCACAATGAGCCATGAGATCAGGACCCCAATGAACGGTGTTATTGGCATGGCCTCTCTCCTGGGCGAAACTGAACTGAATGCCGAGCAGCGCGATTATACGGATACCATTATTTCATGTGGTGATAGTTTGGTAAATGTGATCAACGATATCCTTGATTTCTCCAAAATCGAATCAGGAAAAATGGAGATGGAGCAGGAAGATTTTGACCTGCGCCAGTGTATTGAGGAGGTGATGGATATCTTTTCGCAAAATGCAGCCAAACGTGAACTGGAGCTGGTTTACCAGATCGATCCTGCCCTGCCCCGGCAGATTATTGGCGATAGCCTGAGGTTAAAACAGGTGCTTACCAATTTAACGGGTAATGCGCTCAAGTTTACCGAGCGCGGCGAAGTATTTATTAAAGTATTTTTATCTAAAAACATTGGCGATAAAGAAATTGAGATTGGTTTTAGTGTGATGGATACCGGTATCGGGATTCCGGAAGATAAACTGACAACCTTGTTTAACGCTTTTTCGCAGGTTGATTCATCTACCACGCGCAAATACGGAGGCACTGGTCTTGGACTTGTGATTAGCCAGCGCCTGGTAAACTTAATGGGGGGTGAAATCTGGGCTGAAAGTGTTTATGGAGAAGGCTCTGTTTTTGTATTCACCATAAAAACAACTATCAGCAACAAACAGTCGAAACATGTACCTATTATTTTTAATGCAGAAGAGCTTGATGGCAAAAAGGTGCTTATCATTGATGATAATAAAACAAACAGGTTTATCCTCCAAACACAACTTGAACAATGGGGGATCCAAACGGTGGCGGCTGCCTCGGGCAGGCAGGCTCTTGAGATCCTTACTGCCAACAATGGGTTTAACCTGGTTATAACCGATATGGAAATGCCTGAAATGGATGGTGTGGGATTGGCCCGGGAAATCAAAAGCAATTATAAAGAACTGCCGGTAATTATGCTGAGCTCCATAGGTGATGGGTCAAAGAAAAAATATCCGGGCCTGTTTTCAACTATTTTAACCAAGCCGGTAAAACAATCGCAATTGGGTAAAAGCTTACAGGCCGAGTTCCAGGGAAAAACACAGGCGCCGGCCCCTGAAGCAAAGCCGGATAAACTGCTTGATGTGAATTTTGCGAAGGAAAATCCCCTTAGTATACTTGTGGCCGAGGATAATACGGTTAATCAAAAGCTCATTAGCCGTATGTTGGAGAAGCTGGGCTATAATTTTGAACTGGCCCATAACGGACACCAAACGCTTGATAAGTTAAAGGCTAATCCAACGTTCGATGTGATTTTTATGGATGTGCAGATGCCTGAGATGGATGGCTTTGAGGCAACCCGCCATATTCGCCAGTATGCTTTTAAACAACCCTTTATCATTGCTATGACCGCGAATGCCGGTCCCGACGACAGGGATATGTGCATAAGTGAAGGCATGGACGATTATATTGCCAAGCCAATGAAAACCGAAGCATTGATCAACGTTTTAAAGGGCGCTTATAAAATGACCAAAAATGTAAAGGGTAAATATGTTTAG
- a CDS encoding VF530 family DNA-binding protein, producing MQQQPNNPLHGKTLEMILNELVAHFGWKELGTRIRINCFNDDPSIKSSLKFLRKTDWARKKVEELYLEIV from the coding sequence ATGCAGCAACAGCCCAACAACCCCTTACACGGCAAAACCCTTGAGATGATCCTTAATGAACTGGTAGCTCACTTTGGCTGGAAAGAACTGGGCACACGGATCAGGATTAATTGTTTTAACGATGACCCAAGTATTAAATCAAGCCTCAAGTTTTTAAGGAAAACAGACTGGGCAAGGAAAAAAGTGGAAGAGTTGTATTTGGAGATAGTGTGA
- a CDS encoding DEAD/DEAH box helicase, giving the protein MAWSDKLKLNKQLLRSVNEAGFANPKELQLKTINRIIGGQDIIAIGPEGSGKTTTYVLGVLNRFNYAPEGVPRVLVLVPEKEQVFAVMEQFDRLNKNKSIRIVGLYVAPGFESQMDELADGADIVVATPDRARAIYLKLALNLNKVDLLVVDDADQIVKKGLQLPVVELANSIDKGQHLVFTEVMHAKLEKMLDPFMRQPTVIEVDELSEIAIETHEQLLYNVPNFGTKLNLLNLFMYDEELFTKTVVFVNTQTTAEKLFQSLKSRLRTGVAYLNPKFFDTKGFKTIEEFKAEAGARILIVTNENDENLNLSGIPFLIHFDLPADNELFISRVVNHNPGNNDETLAMTFATDIELSQVKKIEQMIGNKIPVAELPDDLVIVTESKPKKADTKEDVKPAGVGEAFHEKKASNAKTYNLSASTKAKMNKKKKHG; this is encoded by the coding sequence ATGGCGTGGTCTGATAAATTGAAGCTTAATAAACAATTGTTGCGTTCGGTAAACGAAGCCGGTTTTGCAAACCCTAAAGAGCTTCAGCTTAAAACCATCAACCGAATAATTGGCGGGCAGGATATTATTGCCATTGGCCCCGAGGGCAGCGGGAAAACCACCACTTATGTATTAGGCGTATTAAACCGCTTTAACTATGCCCCCGAAGGTGTTCCGCGTGTATTGGTGCTTGTGCCCGAAAAAGAACAAGTGTTTGCTGTTATGGAACAGTTTGACCGGCTTAACAAAAATAAATCTATCCGTATAGTTGGCTTATACGTTGCGCCTGGCTTCGAAAGCCAGATGGATGAGCTTGCCGATGGTGCCGACATTGTTGTAGCCACTCCTGACAGGGCAAGGGCTATCTACCTTAAACTGGCCTTAAATTTAAATAAAGTTGATTTACTGGTGGTTGACGATGCCGACCAGATAGTAAAGAAAGGCTTGCAATTACCGGTTGTTGAACTGGCTAACAGTATTGACAAAGGCCAACACCTCGTGTTTACTGAGGTGATGCACGCCAAGCTCGAAAAAATGCTTGATCCGTTTATGAGGCAACCCACTGTAATTGAGGTTGATGAATTAAGCGAAATAGCTATCGAAACCCACGAACAGCTTTTATATAACGTACCAAACTTCGGCACCAAGCTAAACTTGCTTAATTTGTTTATGTACGATGAAGAGCTGTTTACCAAAACAGTTGTATTCGTAAACACCCAAACAACTGCCGAAAAGCTTTTTCAAAGCCTCAAAAGCCGTTTACGTACAGGTGTGGCATACCTGAACCCCAAATTTTTCGACACAAAAGGGTTCAAAACCATTGAAGAGTTTAAAGCAGAAGCAGGTGCAAGGATCCTGATCGTGACTAACGAAAATGACGAAAACCTTAACCTGAGCGGTATCCCCTTCCTGATCCATTTTGATTTGCCTGCAGATAATGAACTGTTTATTAGCCGCGTAGTAAACCATAACCCCGGCAATAACGACGAAACGCTGGCAATGACCTTTGCTACTGATATTGAGTTAAGCCAGGTGAAAAAGATTGAGCAGATGATAGGGAATAAAATTCCTGTAGCCGAGCTGCCGGATGATCTGGTGATCGTAACCGAGTCGAAGCCTAAAAAAGCGGATACTAAGGAAGATGTTAAACCCGCAGGTGTTGGCGAAGCTTTCCACGAAAAAAAAGCATCAAATGCTAAAACTTATAATTTAAGTGCCAGTACTAAGGCTAAAATGAATAAGAAGAAAAAGCACGGGTAG
- a CDS encoding tRNA pseudouridine synthase A — MLKTIRRHFFHIGYHGVRYSGWQKLSKAITVQEVIETALSKILKQPVAINGCGRTDAKVHASQYFFHADIPDNLDFDLLFRLNKLLPDDIAVFDIIPMQGDPHARFDGVIRTYDYFIHNYKDPFLSNFSSLYPDQDLDLDAMKKAVSILPNYTDFRALSKTPDKVEHTICHVKSAGLYIDSKGDKLRFNITANRFLYRMIRITVGRLLEIGKGQMSTDEFEFYIASKQTPKIIIPAHPQGLYLSKVTYRYLDLEPRSAFSLLNSTDWHPL; from the coding sequence ATGCTTAAAACAATAAGGCGGCACTTTTTTCATATAGGCTATCACGGTGTAAGGTATTCGGGCTGGCAAAAACTCTCGAAGGCAATTACCGTGCAGGAAGTAATTGAAACGGCCCTCTCCAAAATCCTGAAACAACCTGTCGCCATTAACGGTTGCGGTCGTACAGATGCCAAAGTGCATGCAAGTCAGTATTTTTTTCACGCCGATATTCCTGATAATTTAGATTTCGATCTGTTGTTTCGCCTTAATAAACTGCTCCCTGATGATATAGCTGTGTTTGATATTATCCCGATGCAGGGAGATCCGCATGCCCGTTTTGATGGCGTGATCCGTACCTATGATTATTTTATCCATAATTATAAAGACCCGTTTCTTAGTAACTTCAGTTCACTTTATCCGGATCAGGATCTTGACCTGGATGCAATGAAAAAAGCCGTTTCAATCCTTCCTAACTACACTGACTTCCGCGCCTTATCCAAAACGCCCGACAAGGTTGAGCATACTATTTGTCACGTAAAATCTGCAGGGCTTTACATTGATAGCAAAGGTGATAAGCTAAGGTTTAACATTACCGCCAACCGCTTTTTATATAGGATGATCAGGATCACTGTTGGACGCCTGCTTGAAATTGGCAAAGGGCAGATGAGCACAGATGAATTTGAGTTTTATATCGCCAGCAAACAAACGCCCAAAATCATTATCCCGGCTCACCCTCAGGGTTTATACCTTTCAAAAGTAACTTATCGCTATCTTGATCTTGAACCGCGGTCGGCATTTTCACTGCTCAACAGTACAGACTGGCATCCTTTATAA
- a CDS encoding CDGSH iron-sulfur domain-containing protein, which yields MEKTKLTINNNGSVKIEGDFEIVDMQGNAYGLQGRTVLSICRCGLSANKPFCDGSHKGHFEHNAIAFDLPPKKV from the coding sequence ATGGAGAAAACTAAACTTACCATTAATAATAACGGTTCGGTTAAAATAGAAGGCGATTTTGAAATAGTTGATATGCAGGGCAACGCTTACGGTTTACAGGGCCGTACGGTACTTTCTATTTGCCGTTGTGGTTTATCGGCAAACAAGCCATTTTGTGATGGTTCGCACAAAGGCCATTTTGAACATAACGCTATCGCATTTGATCTTCCGCCAAAAAAAGTGTAA
- a CDS encoding aldo/keto reductase — protein sequence MEYRQLGASGLRVPVLSFGTATFGGGNEFFKAWGNTQVDEAKKLVNICLDAGVNLFDTANVYSRGISEEILGKALEGIRNEVLISTKATFTMGEGVNDFGSSRYHLIKSAEDSLRRLNTDRIDIYHMHGFDASTPVEETLRALDDLVASGKVRYIACSNFSGWHLMKSLSVSERYGWSRYIAHQAYYSLLNREFEWELMPLGIDQKVSTIVWSPLSSGQLSGKFRRGEPIPENSRTVQGGAHGPATNFDHLYNIVDALDEVAEETGKSVAQVALNWLLQRPTVANLVVGARNEEQLKQNLGAIGWNLTVEQVKKLDAASEVDPIYPYWHQRQNLKLVPLPIQY from the coding sequence ATGGAATACAGACAATTAGGCGCATCCGGCTTAAGGGTGCCGGTGTTAAGTTTTGGCACTGCTACATTTGGCGGTGGCAATGAATTTTTTAAGGCATGGGGCAATACCCAGGTTGATGAAGCAAAAAAGCTTGTTAATATTTGCCTTGATGCAGGTGTTAACTTATTTGATACCGCGAACGTTTATTCGCGTGGTATTTCTGAAGAAATATTAGGTAAAGCCCTGGAAGGCATCCGTAATGAAGTGCTGATCTCAACCAAAGCCACTTTTACAATGGGAGAGGGCGTTAATGATTTTGGTTCGTCGCGCTATCACCTGATTAAATCGGCCGAAGACAGTCTTCGCCGTTTAAATACCGACCGGATTGATATCTATCACATGCACGGCTTTGATGCCAGTACCCCGGTGGAAGAAACATTAAGAGCTTTGGACGACCTGGTTGCCAGCGGTAAAGTGCGTTACATTGCCTGCTCCAATTTTTCGGGCTGGCATTTAATGAAATCGCTTTCGGTATCTGAAAGGTATGGCTGGAGCCGTTATATTGCGCACCAGGCATATTATTCCCTGCTCAACCGCGAGTTTGAATGGGAACTGATGCCTTTAGGTATCGATCAAAAAGTAAGCACTATTGTTTGGAGCCCCCTGTCATCCGGCCAGCTAAGCGGAAAATTCAGAAGAGGAGAGCCAATCCCCGAAAACTCAAGGACGGTGCAGGGCGGTGCCCACGGCCCGGCCACAAATTTTGATCATTTATATAATATTGTTGATGCGCTTGACGAAGTTGCCGAAGAAACAGGTAAATCTGTGGCACAGGTTGCATTGAACTGGTTACTGCAAAGGCCTACGGTTGCCAACCTCGTAGTTGGGGCACGTAACGAAGAACAGCTTAAGCAAAACCTCGGCGCCATAGGGTGGAATTTGACGGTTGAACAGGTTAAGAAACTGGATGCCGCCAGCGAGGTAGACCCCATATACCCATATTGGCACCAGCGCCAGAACTTAAAGCTGGTACCGCTGCCAATACAATATTAA
- a CDS encoding peptidoglycan-binding domain-containing protein, with translation MIKKQYLKEIAISATQQKGSASNNQKEVSKIQSWLNLYAVTNPSAGTATGIDGSFGPGTETAVKNFQKAKNLSQTGIVDSSVFGQLCQPMINAFKSPVAGTGLRELVVNTAIQHLSNAPFELTVKGQSNCGPWVRAYMDNNEGTEWFWCMGFVQTIIDQAASQLGKDFRTLMPLTYSCDTVGATGINKGLLSRVATVRANPAVVRPGDIFLVQKTPNDWVHTGIVIGVHGDLFDTIEGNTNTDGSSNGNGVYKRVRNFQTSKLDVFSIQPLV, from the coding sequence ATGATCAAAAAACAATACCTCAAAGAAATAGCTATATCGGCTACCCAACAAAAAGGCAGTGCCTCAAACAATCAAAAAGAAGTAAGTAAAATTCAAAGCTGGCTTAATCTGTATGCGGTTACCAACCCTTCGGCAGGTACAGCAACAGGCATTGACGGCAGCTTTGGCCCGGGCACCGAAACAGCAGTTAAAAATTTCCAGAAGGCAAAAAACCTGTCGCAAACCGGCATTGTTGACAGCAGCGTTTTCGGCCAGCTATGCCAGCCCATGATAAACGCATTTAAAAGCCCCGTAGCAGGTACCGGCTTAAGGGAATTGGTTGTTAATACGGCCATTCAGCATTTAAGTAACGCACCATTTGAACTTACTGTTAAGGGGCAAAGTAATTGCGGTCCCTGGGTGCGGGCTTATATGGATAATAATGAAGGAACAGAGTGGTTTTGGTGTATGGGGTTTGTACAAACCATCATTGATCAGGCCGCAAGCCAATTAGGAAAAGATTTTCGTACTCTTATGCCGCTAACCTACAGCTGTGATACTGTAGGAGCTACCGGCATTAATAAAGGCTTGTTAAGCCGTGTTGCAACAGTAAGGGCCAATCCTGCTGTAGTAAGGCCCGGCGACATTTTCCTGGTTCAGAAAACACCAAACGACTGGGTACATACCGGTATTGTTATTGGCGTACATGGCGACTTATTTGATACCATTGAAGGAAATACCAATACCGATGGAAGCAGCAACGGCAACGGCGTATACAAACGTGTACGTAATTTTCAAACTTCAAAGCTCGATGTATTTTCGATACAACCTCTTGTTTAA
- a CDS encoding Gfo/Idh/MocA family oxidoreductase codes for MINRRKFIQSTAVAGTSFLLAPQLSKASGFFKGSPNEKVVLGMMGTNSRGLYLAQSFAKLPNVEIGYICDVDSNVVAKTIDAIYKQTGKKPQGLTDIRKMLEIKDLDAVVVAPPDHWHAPATIMACQAGKHVYVEKPCSHNPHEGEMAVEAANKYKRLVQMGSQRRSFSNVQAMVKELHDGVIGRTYYAKGWYTNHRLSIGKGKQVPVPANLNYDLWQGPAPRRPYQDNLIHYNWHWFWNWGTGEALNNGTHELDVIRWGLGADYPNKVVSTGGRFHFNDDWQTPDTQNILYNFPNNTAAEWECRSCNGFEIEKLSRGVVFYGDKGTLFYDSGNSYRVYDGDNKLVKEVKDDTKVDGTNKVSPTEALDGFHMKNFTDSIRGTDKLNCPIEIGFKSTLLPQLGNISYRVDRVLHIDPDNGHILNDPEAQKLWSREYEKGWEVKV; via the coding sequence ATGATCAACCGTAGAAAGTTTATTCAATCCACTGCCGTAGCTGGTACAAGTTTCCTGCTTGCACCTCAACTATCAAAAGCGTCCGGATTTTTTAAAGGATCGCCCAACGAAAAAGTGGTATTAGGGATGATGGGCACTAACAGCCGCGGGCTATATCTTGCCCAAAGTTTTGCCAAATTACCCAATGTGGAGATCGGTTATATCTGCGATGTTGACTCAAACGTGGTTGCTAAAACGATTGATGCCATTTACAAACAAACAGGCAAAAAGCCACAGGGCTTAACGGATATCCGCAAAATGCTGGAGATAAAGGATCTTGATGCGGTAGTGGTTGCCCCACCAGATCACTGGCATGCCCCTGCAACTATCATGGCCTGTCAGGCCGGTAAACATGTGTATGTAGAAAAGCCTTGCAGTCATAATCCGCACGAGGGGGAAATGGCGGTTGAAGCAGCAAATAAGTATAAACGATTGGTGCAAATGGGCAGTCAGCGCCGCTCATTCTCTAATGTGCAGGCTATGGTGAAGGAATTACATGATGGGGTAATCGGTCGTACTTATTACGCTAAAGGCTGGTATACCAATCATCGCTTAAGCATTGGTAAAGGCAAACAGGTTCCTGTACCTGCCAATTTAAATTATGATTTGTGGCAGGGCCCGGCGCCAAGAAGGCCTTACCAGGATAACCTGATCCATTATAACTGGCACTGGTTTTGGAACTGGGGAACAGGTGAAGCGCTGAACAACGGTACACATGAGCTGGACGTGATCCGCTGGGGCCTTGGTGCCGACTATCCGAACAAGGTAGTATCAACAGGCGGACGCTTCCATTTTAATGATGACTGGCAAACGCCGGATACACAAAATATCCTTTATAATTTCCCTAACAATACCGCTGCCGAATGGGAGTGCCGCAGCTGTAATGGTTTCGAGATCGAAAAATTAAGCAGGGGGGTAGTATTTTATGGAGATAAAGGAACCCTGTTTTATGATAGCGGCAACAGCTATCGTGTTTACGATGGTGACAACAAGCTGGTAAAGGAAGTTAAGGATGATACCAAAGTGGACGGCACCAACAAGGTAAGCCCAACAGAAGCGCTGGATGGCTTCCACATGAAAAACTTTACGGATTCGATAAGGGGAACTGATAAACTGAACTGCCCGATTGAGATCGGCTTCAAGTCAACCCTGTTACCGCAATTGGGTAATATATCATACCGCGTTGACCGCGTATTGCATATCGATCCTGATAATGGTCATATTTTAAATGATCCCGAAGCTCAAAAGCTTTGGAGCAGGGAGTATGAAAAGGGTTGGGAGGTGAAGGTGTAA